One window of Hallerella porci genomic DNA carries:
- a CDS encoding biotin attachment protein — protein MKKILFQDTSFRDGFQSIFGARVFMKDFMPAVEAAAAAGITHFEAGGGARFQALYQNCGEDAFDMMDTFRKTVGPKARLQTLARGINVVALAPQPYDMIDLHAKMFKKHGMTRIRNFDALNDVNNLIYSGKCITDAGLEHEVVVTMMELPLGCKGAHDPDFYEKVLKSILDAGVPFASVCFKDASGTANPMKVYETFKRARKLLGDKVELRIHSHETCGTGLRQYVAAIEGGADGIDLARKPLSGGTSQPDLFSMYHALKGTDYALALGEDGIVDDNAIPKLMEANNVAVECLKDYNFPPEALQTSSEVIFSPMPGGALTANTLMMRETKTFHLYPQVIANMSECVRRGGFASSVTPVSQYYFQQAYVNTVNKSKGLDTWHKMTEGYGNMILGYLGKTPCEPDAELVKIAADQMKKKPFAEAYPGVKCAAEILEPGIPKAKKLLEENNLPVNDENIFITGCLQTKGGNKGIDFLKGNRHIGVPKKDPNAAPAAAAKPAAAAVNTAGMKVQGTNTYRVALNGQSWDVQVSTLK, from the coding sequence AGCAGGTGGCGGTGCTCGTTTCCAAGCTCTTTACCAAAACTGCGGTGAAGACGCATTTGATATGATGGATACTTTCCGCAAGACTGTCGGCCCGAAGGCTCGTTTGCAGACTCTTGCCCGCGGCATTAACGTGGTGGCTCTCGCTCCGCAGCCGTATGATATGATCGATCTCCACGCAAAGATGTTTAAGAAGCACGGCATGACCCGCATTCGTAACTTCGACGCGTTGAACGATGTGAACAACCTCATTTATTCGGGTAAGTGCATTACCGATGCAGGTTTGGAACACGAAGTCGTGGTGACGATGATGGAACTTCCGCTCGGTTGCAAAGGCGCACACGATCCGGATTTCTATGAAAAAGTTTTGAAGAGCATTTTGGACGCAGGCGTTCCGTTTGCTTCTGTTTGCTTTAAGGATGCTTCGGGTACCGCAAACCCGATGAAAGTTTACGAAACCTTTAAGCGTGCCCGCAAACTCCTCGGCGATAAAGTGGAACTTCGCATTCACTCGCACGAAACTTGTGGAACGGGTCTTCGTCAATATGTCGCAGCTATTGAAGGCGGTGCTGATGGTATTGACCTCGCTCGTAAACCGCTTTCGGGTGGAACTTCTCAGCCGGATCTTTTCAGCATGTATCATGCGCTCAAGGGTACAGATTACGCGCTTGCTCTCGGCGAAGATGGTATTGTTGATGACAATGCAATTCCTAAGCTCATGGAAGCGAACAATGTGGCTGTGGAATGCTTGAAGGATTACAACTTCCCGCCAGAAGCTCTCCAGACTTCTTCGGAAGTTATCTTCTCCCCGATGCCGGGGGGTGCTTTGACCGCAAACACTCTTATGATGCGCGAAACGAAGACTTTCCACTTGTATCCGCAGGTGATTGCGAATATGAGCGAATGCGTTCGTCGTGGTGGTTTTGCTTCGTCGGTGACGCCGGTTTCGCAGTACTACTTCCAGCAAGCTTATGTGAATACCGTGAACAAGTCGAAGGGCTTGGATACGTGGCATAAGATGACCGAAGGTTATGGCAACATGATTCTCGGCTATCTCGGAAAGACTCCGTGCGAACCGGATGCAGAACTCGTGAAGATCGCTGCAGACCAGATGAAGAAGAAGCCGTTTGCTGAAGCTTATCCGGGCGTCAAGTGCGCTGCAGAAATTCTCGAACCGGGCATTCCGAAAGCGAAGAAACTTTTGGAAGAAAATAACCTTCCGGTGAACGATGAAAATATCTTCATCACCGGCTGCCTCCAAACGAAGGGCGGAAACAAGGGTATCGACTTCCTCAAGGGAAATCGTCATATCGGCGTTCCGAAAAAAGACCCGAACGCTGCTCCGGCTGCCGCTGCAAAACCGGCTGCTGCTGCCGTCAATACGGCAGGCATGAAAGTCCAAGGTACGAATACGTATCGTGTGGCTTTGAACGGACAGAGTTGGGACGTCCAAGTCAGCACTCTCAAGTAA